One region of Chryseobacterium sp. SORGH_AS_0447 genomic DNA includes:
- the porV gene encoding type IX secretion system outer membrane channel protein PorV, giving the protein MNLTTKLLLGIGLGAGFLGYSQDLSLVRPVLTGAPFLRIAPDARAGGMGDQGVVTSPDAFSQFWNAAKYPFSRTSSSVGINYTPYMGKLTNDVFLLYGAFHKFLGQEERSTISASIYYFNMGEVDLTQLVGNEVTSMGTSKPNEFSIDVAYGLKLSDSYSMAVTGRFIRSDLAGGFNTDTTLKPANSFAVDVSGYYTSPKFSALGGMDGKINGGFAIQNLGPKLDYTGNEESRSYLPTMARLGVGYDMYLDDMNRVGLSVEGSKILVPGSEYVGIDPNTRQPIYQVPNVGVMSGIGKSFKNEKSIMYSGALEYSYDNAFSVRGGYFHESEEQGARQFATAGIGLKYRSFGLDISYLINMSKINTALDNTLRFGLTWNIGDDTSNVDY; this is encoded by the coding sequence ATGAATTTAACTACTAAACTGCTTTTAGGAATTGGGTTAGGTGCCGGTTTTTTAGGCTACTCTCAGGATTTAAGCCTTGTAAGACCTGTACTAACCGGAGCTCCTTTCTTAAGAATCGCACCGGATGCAAGAGCTGGGGGTATGGGAGACCAGGGGGTGGTAACCTCGCCGGATGCTTTTTCACAATTCTGGAATGCTGCGAAATATCCTTTTAGCAGAACAAGTTCTTCCGTAGGGATTAACTATACACCGTATATGGGGAAACTTACCAATGATGTGTTTTTATTATACGGAGCTTTCCATAAATTCTTAGGCCAGGAAGAAAGATCTACCATCTCTGCAAGTATCTATTACTTTAATATGGGGGAAGTGGACTTAACGCAGTTAGTAGGAAATGAAGTAACTTCCATGGGTACCTCAAAGCCAAATGAATTCTCCATCGATGTTGCTTACGGTCTGAAATTATCCGATTCGTACTCGATGGCGGTTACCGGTAGATTCATCCGTTCCGACTTAGCCGGAGGATTCAACACCGATACTACCCTGAAGCCGGCCAATAGCTTTGCAGTAGATGTTTCCGGATATTATACTTCTCCGAAATTTTCGGCTTTAGGAGGTATGGATGGGAAAATCAACGGAGGTTTTGCAATTCAGAACTTGGGTCCTAAATTAGATTATACAGGAAACGAAGAATCCAGATCTTATCTTCCGACGATGGCAAGATTAGGGGTTGGATACGATATGTACCTTGATGATATGAACCGCGTAGGATTAAGCGTAGAAGGTTCTAAAATCCTGGTTCCGGGTTCGGAATATGTAGGAATCGACCCTAATACAAGACAGCCGATCTATCAGGTACCGAACGTAGGTGTCATGTCTGGAATCGGAAAATCGTTCAAAAACGAAAAATCCATTATGTACAGCGGTGCGTTGGAATATTCTTACGACAATGCGTTTTCTGTAAGAGGCGGTTATTTCCACGAAAGCGAAGAGCAGGGAGCAAGACAGTTTGCGACAGCAGGTATCGGCTTAAAATACCGTTCTTTCGGATTGGATATTTCTTACCTGATCAATATGTCAAAAATCAATACAGCTTTGGATAACACCCTTCGCTTCGGGCTTACCTGGAACATCGGTGACGATACATCCAACGTAGATTACTAA